From Anomalospiza imberbis isolate Cuckoo-Finch-1a 21T00152 chromosome 22, ASM3175350v1, whole genome shotgun sequence, a single genomic window includes:
- the PTGES3 gene encoding prostaglandin E synthase 3 isoform X2, translating to MQPASAKWYDRRDYVFIEFCVEDSKDVNVNFEKSKLTFSCLGGSDNFKHLNEIDLFNIIDPNESKHKRTDRSILCCLRKGESGQAWPRLTKERAKLNWLSVDFNNWKDWEDDSDEDMSNFDRFSEMMNNMGGDDDVDLPEVDGADDDSPDSDDEKMPDLE from the exons AT GCAGCCTGCCTCTGCAAAGTGGTACGACCGGAGGGACTACGTCTTTATTGAGTTCTGTGTTGAAGACAGCAAAGATGTAAATGTAAATTTTGAAAAGTCCAAACTCACGTTCAG TTGTCTTGGAGGAAGTgataattttaaacatttaaatgaaatcGATCTTTTTAATATTATCGATCCAAAT GAATCAAAGCATAAAAGAACAGACAGATCCATCTTGTGTTGTTTACGAAAAGGAGAGTCTGGTCAGGCATGGCCAAGGTTAACAAAAGAGAGGGCAAAG ctCAACTGGCTCAGCGTGGACTTCAACAACTGGAAAGACTGGGAAGATGATTCAGATGAAGACATGTCCAATTTTGACCGCTTTTCTGAG ATGATGAACAACATGGGAGGAGATGACGACGTAGACTTGCCAGAAGTAGATGGGGCAGATGAT GACTCACCAGACAGTGATGATGAAA AAATGCCGGATCTGGAGTAA
- the PTGES3 gene encoding prostaglandin E synthase 3 isoform X1, whose protein sequence is MPLCPCCAHRQPASAKWYDRRDYVFIEFCVEDSKDVNVNFEKSKLTFSCLGGSDNFKHLNEIDLFNIIDPNESKHKRTDRSILCCLRKGESGQAWPRLTKERAKLNWLSVDFNNWKDWEDDSDEDMSNFDRFSEMMNNMGGDDDVDLPEVDGADDDSPDSDDEKMPDLE, encoded by the exons ATGCCcttgtgtccctgctgtgcccacagGCAGCCTGCCTCTGCAAAGTGGTACGACCGGAGGGACTACGTCTTTATTGAGTTCTGTGTTGAAGACAGCAAAGATGTAAATGTAAATTTTGAAAAGTCCAAACTCACGTTCAG TTGTCTTGGAGGAAGTgataattttaaacatttaaatgaaatcGATCTTTTTAATATTATCGATCCAAAT GAATCAAAGCATAAAAGAACAGACAGATCCATCTTGTGTTGTTTACGAAAAGGAGAGTCTGGTCAGGCATGGCCAAGGTTAACAAAAGAGAGGGCAAAG ctCAACTGGCTCAGCGTGGACTTCAACAACTGGAAAGACTGGGAAGATGATTCAGATGAAGACATGTCCAATTTTGACCGCTTTTCTGAG ATGATGAACAACATGGGAGGAGATGACGACGTAGACTTGCCAGAAGTAGATGGGGCAGATGAT GACTCACCAGACAGTGATGATGAAA AAATGCCGGATCTGGAGTAA